A single Cnuibacter physcomitrellae DNA region contains:
- a CDS encoding ABC transporter ATP-binding protein: protein MSSPLAPAPLVVLDGVSRSFPPPADQRSTRSRDSVEVLSRVDLVVHEGDYTAVLGRSGAGKSTLLSVVGLLDRPTSGRHVFSGLDMALAPDGVRVARRAEQIGFVFQAFHLVAGLSVLENVALAGLYSGRPRSRRLADARLALETVGMSHRQDAFPPTLSGGERQRTAVARAVAAGPRLLLADEPTGNLDRENADGVMRLFADLNAAGQTILVITHDDAVAARARRRVRLEGGRLHEEDA from the coding sequence GTGAGCTCCCCCCTCGCCCCGGCTCCTCTCGTCGTCCTGGACGGCGTCTCGCGATCGTTCCCGCCACCCGCCGATCAGCGGTCGACGAGGAGCAGGGACAGCGTGGAGGTGCTCTCCCGAGTCGACCTGGTCGTCCACGAAGGCGACTACACGGCGGTGCTCGGTCGATCCGGAGCGGGCAAGTCCACCCTCCTGTCGGTCGTCGGGCTGCTGGATCGCCCCACCTCAGGACGGCACGTCTTCAGCGGCCTCGACATGGCGCTCGCCCCCGACGGTGTTCGCGTGGCTCGACGGGCGGAGCAGATCGGCTTCGTCTTCCAGGCCTTCCACCTCGTCGCCGGTCTGTCCGTCCTCGAGAACGTCGCGCTCGCCGGTCTCTACTCGGGCCGCCCACGAAGCCGCCGTCTCGCCGACGCCCGACTCGCGCTCGAGACGGTGGGCATGTCCCACCGCCAGGACGCCTTCCCACCCACGTTGTCGGGCGGCGAGCGGCAGCGGACCGCCGTGGCTCGAGCGGTCGCCGCCGGACCACGGCTGCTGCTCGCCGACGAGCCCACCGGGAACCTCGACCGCGAGAACGCGGACGGAGTGATGAGGCTCTTCGCCGACCTCAACGCCGCCGGCCAGACGATCCTCGTGATCACCCACGATGACGCGGTCGCCGCGCGGGCCCGCCGCCGTGTCCGTCTCGAGGGCGGCCGCCTTCACGAGGAGGACGCGTGA
- a CDS encoding ABC transporter permease: protein MRSGPRRVLARAGRASIAALMREAVVGVGMKPARFLATLGATVIGIGSLVVAAGVGQTAAVQVASRFDSVAATHVEVSAAKSEGADGKDHAVAALPTDGVDRVVRLAGVEAAVQVGDVDLAGERVTAVDLDDPEAAPTTGPLVSAAVGDLLEATGGTIVTGRMFDAGHRDRADRVAVLGADAADALGITDVASAPAVFLGHIPYTVIGIVDGLAVQTTLESSVIIPDTAARRDFGYSAPRILEIATAPGASSLVARQAPIALAPSAPESFDATTPAENTSLSGGVRNDLGAAFLVIGGITLLAGGAGIMGITLLSVAQRSSEIGLRRALGARRSDIAAQFLVESGLVGVIGGISGAALGVMAVVVVSALSGWAPVLDPVVVIGAVLAGATLGLVSGAYPAVRASRIEPAEALRAD, encoded by the coding sequence GTGAGGAGCGGTCCGAGGCGCGTCCTGGCTCGCGCCGGGAGGGCGAGCATCGCCGCCCTGATGCGCGAGGCCGTCGTCGGGGTGGGCATGAAGCCGGCCCGCTTCCTCGCCACCCTGGGAGCGACCGTGATCGGCATAGGGTCGCTCGTGGTCGCGGCCGGGGTGGGGCAGACCGCCGCCGTGCAGGTCGCGTCTCGCTTCGACTCGGTGGCGGCGACCCATGTCGAGGTGTCGGCCGCGAAGAGCGAGGGGGCCGACGGGAAGGACCACGCGGTCGCCGCTCTCCCCACCGACGGCGTGGATCGCGTGGTCCGGCTCGCCGGGGTCGAGGCCGCAGTGCAGGTCGGCGATGTCGATCTGGCCGGGGAACGGGTGACGGCGGTCGACCTCGATGATCCTGAGGCAGCTCCGACGACGGGGCCCCTCGTGTCGGCCGCCGTCGGCGACCTGCTGGAGGCCACCGGCGGGACGATCGTCACCGGCCGCATGTTCGACGCCGGGCACCGCGACCGCGCCGACCGGGTCGCCGTCCTCGGGGCGGACGCGGCCGACGCGCTCGGGATCACCGACGTCGCGAGCGCGCCCGCCGTGTTCCTCGGCCACATCCCCTACACCGTGATCGGCATCGTCGACGGGCTCGCGGTGCAGACGACGTTGGAGAGCTCGGTGATCATCCCCGACACGGCGGCACGGCGCGACTTCGGGTACTCGGCCCCGCGCATCCTCGAGATCGCGACCGCACCGGGCGCGTCGTCGCTCGTCGCCCGCCAGGCCCCGATCGCCCTGGCTCCGTCCGCGCCCGAGTCGTTCGACGCGACGACCCCCGCCGAGAACACGAGCCTCAGCGGCGGAGTGCGGAACGACCTCGGCGCTGCCTTCCTCGTCATCGGCGGGATCACCCTCCTCGCCGGTGGCGCGGGGATCATGGGCATCACTCTCCTCTCGGTCGCTCAGCGGTCGAGCGAGATCGGACTCCGCCGCGCCCTGGGAGCACGCCGCTCCGACATCGCCGCGCAGTTCCTCGTCGAGTCCGGCCTCGTCGGGGTGATCGGGGGCATCAGCGGCGCAGCGCTCGGGGTGATGGCCGTCGTGGTCGTGTCGGCGCTGAGCGGCTGGGCGCCCGTGCTGGACCCCGTCGTCGTGATCGGCGCCGTGCTCGCCGGTGCAACGCTCGGCCTGGTGTCGGGCGCCTATCCCGCCGTGCGGGCGTCGCGGATCGAGCCGGCCGAGGCGCTTCGCGCCGACTGA